Proteins encoded by one window of bacterium:
- a CDS encoding T9SS type A sorting domain-containing protein: MKRNSFLILVALILSLGISAYAQDGAVLINPNGGTMVGPNIKLNSDPAFTVVYDNTTGERCNVSNGFKVTSPDGLAINNVKLDTLPPDPGGEAFLRTYFNQAFAVQTDNDTVGCLGAGNPSGTRQLPLGPTTMFGLNIDISTVGNVNAQADNGKHLCIDTADGNDGLWTWKWVTRTLVDKFPTYSVAGLTTTSQCFVVEWVLNQPPAISNPPAQTETGVYCSTFSHQFTAVDPEGDPITGFNLVSGPGAITAGGMWSWNGATIGDVGASITVVVEACDAGGCGADYSMAVSVTNAAPAITNSCPINGGFSSTGSTKTVDLDGTDDCGVLLWSVADDGDPATTVSIDANGVLSFSSTAAGLFAQTVTLSDGALSVTCVVNFEVSANSAYGVQIEKTHMTLQGGFENVDVTLNYMHPINGIGGFNILIAYDNSALSLQQVIEGSIYAACGWEYFTYRFGADGNCSGGCPSGLVRVIGIAETNNGANHPVADCDATGETLFSLKFLVSNDYTLECQYAPIRFFWLDCGDNTISDETGNILYIAARVYDYHFIDANVPMDPNLATFPGYAGVPIGACENSTPGKPDPIRDIDFYNGGIDIACVDSIDDRGDVNLNDFAYEIADAVLFSRYFVYGLPVFTINQAGQIASTDANADGLVLTVADLVYLIRVVVGDELPYDKLSAVSTEFTNANGTLSVTGDMGAALVVVKGNVVPENLTSSIMDFAFDGTNTRILVYPDVNNFASFTGEFLNVNNAEVVSVEFGSANGATVVAKQIPANFSLNQNYPNPFNPETVISFALPNASDYTLTIYNVTGQKVAEFSGAAEAGIEEVRWNATSNASGIYFYKLNAGSFSATKKMVLIK, from the coding sequence ATGAAGCGAAATTCGTTTCTGATCCTAGTCGCACTGATCCTTTCTTTGGGTATTTCTGCTTATGCCCAAGACGGCGCTGTGCTGATTAATCCGAATGGCGGCACCATGGTCGGCCCGAACATCAAGTTGAACTCCGACCCCGCTTTCACAGTCGTTTATGACAACACCACCGGTGAACGGTGTAACGTTTCGAACGGTTTCAAGGTCACCTCTCCGGACGGCCTTGCGATCAACAACGTGAAGCTGGATACTCTTCCCCCGGATCCGGGTGGCGAAGCTTTCCTGCGCACGTACTTCAACCAGGCTTTTGCAGTCCAGACCGACAATGATACGGTTGGCTGCCTCGGCGCTGGTAACCCGTCTGGTACCCGTCAGCTCCCGCTTGGTCCGACGACCATGTTTGGGCTGAATATCGACATCTCGACCGTTGGCAATGTCAACGCTCAGGCCGATAACGGCAAGCATCTCTGCATCGATACCGCTGACGGTAACGACGGTCTCTGGACCTGGAAATGGGTGACTCGTACACTCGTTGACAAGTTCCCGACCTACAGCGTTGCCGGTTTGACCACGACCTCACAGTGCTTTGTGGTGGAGTGGGTTCTGAACCAGCCGCCGGCGATCTCCAATCCGCCTGCTCAGACCGAAACCGGTGTCTACTGCTCGACTTTCTCGCATCAGTTCACCGCGGTCGATCCGGAAGGCGATCCGATCACTGGTTTCAATCTCGTGTCAGGTCCTGGCGCCATCACCGCTGGTGGTATGTGGTCCTGGAACGGCGCCACCATTGGTGACGTCGGCGCTTCGATCACCGTTGTCGTGGAAGCTTGCGACGCCGGTGGCTGCGGAGCTGATTATTCCATGGCGGTCAGCGTGACGAACGCTGCTCCGGCTATCACGAACTCCTGCCCGATCAACGGCGGCTTCTCCTCCACCGGCTCTACCAAGACCGTGGATCTGGATGGCACCGATGATTGCGGCGTGTTGCTGTGGTCAGTGGCTGATGACGGCGATCCGGCGACTACGGTCTCGATCGACGCCAACGGCGTGCTTTCCTTCTCCTCTACCGCGGCTGGCCTGTTCGCTCAGACGGTTACCCTGTCTGACGGCGCGCTTTCCGTGACTTGCGTTGTGAACTTCGAAGTCTCCGCCAACTCCGCGTATGGCGTGCAGATCGAGAAGACCCACATGACGTTGCAGGGTGGTTTTGAGAACGTTGACGTTACTCTGAACTATATGCACCCGATCAATGGCATCGGTGGTTTCAACATTCTTATCGCCTATGACAACTCTGCTCTGTCCTTGCAGCAGGTTATCGAAGGTTCCATCTACGCCGCTTGCGGTTGGGAATATTTCACCTATCGTTTCGGTGCTGATGGTAACTGCTCCGGTGGTTGCCCGAGCGGTCTGGTTCGTGTGATCGGTATTGCCGAGACCAATAACGGCGCCAATCACCCGGTGGCCGATTGCGACGCGACTGGCGAGACCCTCTTCTCCTTGAAGTTCTTGGTCTCCAACGACTATACGTTGGAATGTCAGTATGCACCGATCCGCTTCTTCTGGCTGGATTGCGGCGACAACACCATCTCTGATGAGACTGGTAACATCCTGTACATCGCGGCTCGCGTGTACGATTATCACTTCATCGATGCTAACGTCCCGATGGACCCGAATCTTGCTACGTTCCCGGGCTACGCCGGCGTGCCGATTGGCGCTTGCGAAAACTCGACTCCTGGCAAGCCGGATCCGATCCGCGACATCGACTTCTATAACGGCGGTATCGACATCGCTTGCGTCGACTCGATCGACGATCGTGGCGACGTCAACCTGAACGACTTCGCGTATGAAATCGCTGACGCCGTTCTGTTCTCCCGTTATTTCGTCTATGGTCTCCCCGTGTTCACGATCAACCAGGCTGGCCAGATCGCGTCGACCGATGCGAACGCTGATGGACTCGTCCTCACCGTGGCTGACCTTGTTTACTTGATCCGTGTCGTCGTTGGTGACGAGCTGCCGTATGACAAGCTCTCCGCCGTGTCGACCGAATTCACCAACGCTAACGGTACTCTCTCTGTCACTGGTGACATGGGTGCTGCTCTCGTTGTCGTGAAGGGGAACGTTGTTCCTGAGAACCTGACTTCCAGCATCATGGACTTCGCTTTTGACGGTACCAATACCCGCATCCTGGTTTACCCGGATGTCAACAACTTCGCGTCCTTCACGGGTGAGTTCCTCAACGTGAATAACGCCGAAGTCGTGTCGGTTGAGTTTGGTTCCGCCAACGGTGCGACCGTTGTTGCGAAGCAGATCCCGGCGAACTTCTCGCTGAATCAGAACTATCCTAACCCGTTCAACCCGGAAACCGTTATTAGCTTTGCTCTGCCGAACGCGAGCGACTACACCCTGACCATTTACAACGTGACTGGTCAGAAAGTCGCCGAGTTCTCCGGCGCCGCCGAAGCTGGTATCGAAGAAGTGCGTTGGAACGCGACGTCGAACGCTTCTGGTATCTACTTCTATAAGTTGAATGCCGGTAGCTTCAGCGCCACGAAGAAGATGGTCCTGATCAAGTAA
- a CDS encoding T9SS type A sorting domain-containing protein: MRYFGILFGILMVLVAATSVTAQTDHFGQIDRVSLDSVEVVPGQDVTIRCLLTNDEFLSIVSVPLTYDTTVLTLKSISFDSSRAGYIQTKILTPSQIGQIHGHFVVAVVKMMETPLPPGDGLIFKATFTVAASAPVGTLSIIDSLVFPPGGELMMTESNSSESIRPAFTAGKVVVRGQNRLPVIASPTLVNVLEGDTVKIDVTASDPDGSALSLSCPLKPTSAQFTSTQGNGQLLWVPEYVGPQSADASPLKITFAANDGKATVTRDVTIQVINRNRAPIVAAPERMEVIAGDALQFDISATDPDFEAISWTVNGAPVDASFDPHNPCRFSWNPSINALDDSLPVLFIAADPQGFADTAVVRVVVQAATLYELSIDSTSVLPGDQATLSIALSNQVAVSGFTLMLQYDQSVLTPITVTSAATRTAAFSQFTVTHNPGGLQGSIKIVGVSSAAGPSVSPLPAGTGAIAKLVFRVSSDLAYKGMSIPVRFAFTDPATRTDNTLSSTTGTKIEQTEITYTDGWVKIEDIGTILIGDINLNGLANEIADVIYFTNYFINPAQYTFNVLQYANSDVNGDQLVATIADLVRMISILVSGGAAKPVAEGEAAGEVQVTTSIDGLSLGYHSDVAVGGMLITLESETAIDPSLIESNFDNMTIATSQEGLVTKVLIYSMTGSSMPSGNVTVFSLPGLTDCEVVSVDMSTADGRFMTVALAKGTESLPTDFTLEQNYPNPFNPSTRIDFSLPVAGDVTLVIYDVLGRSIRTLASGSYAAGHHTITWDSRDGSGQAVASGVYFYRLEAGGRSTTRKMMLLK, translated from the coding sequence ATGAGGTATTTTGGGATACTTTTCGGCATCTTGATGGTGCTGGTTGCTGCAACTTCGGTTACAGCCCAGACCGATCATTTCGGGCAAATCGACCGGGTCAGCCTGGACTCTGTTGAAGTTGTTCCGGGGCAAGATGTTACTATTCGGTGCCTGCTTACGAACGATGAGTTCCTGAGCATCGTATCCGTGCCCCTGACCTATGATACCACGGTCCTGACTCTCAAGTCGATCAGCTTTGACAGTTCCCGAGCTGGGTATATCCAGACCAAGATCCTGACGCCCTCACAAATTGGCCAGATCCATGGCCATTTTGTGGTGGCGGTAGTGAAAATGATGGAGACTCCGCTTCCCCCTGGCGACGGGCTGATTTTCAAGGCGACTTTCACAGTCGCAGCATCCGCGCCGGTCGGTACTCTGTCGATAATTGACTCGTTGGTTTTTCCACCTGGCGGCGAACTGATGATGACCGAAAGCAACTCCTCGGAATCGATTCGACCGGCCTTTACGGCCGGTAAAGTCGTTGTGCGTGGTCAGAACCGTCTGCCGGTCATTGCTTCGCCGACGCTGGTTAACGTGCTCGAGGGAGACACGGTCAAGATCGATGTGACCGCCAGCGACCCGGATGGTTCTGCTTTGTCGCTGAGTTGTCCGCTTAAGCCAACCAGTGCCCAGTTCACCAGCACTCAGGGGAATGGCCAGTTACTCTGGGTTCCGGAGTATGTCGGACCTCAGTCGGCCGATGCTTCCCCGCTGAAAATTACCTTTGCCGCCAACGACGGCAAAGCAACTGTCACCCGCGATGTGACGATCCAGGTGATCAACCGCAATCGTGCGCCGATAGTAGCGGCTCCCGAGCGGATGGAAGTGATCGCCGGGGATGCGCTGCAGTTTGATATTTCGGCGACCGATCCCGACTTCGAGGCGATCAGTTGGACGGTCAACGGCGCTCCGGTGGATGCATCGTTTGATCCGCACAACCCCTGCCGCTTCAGTTGGAATCCGTCGATCAACGCGCTGGATGATTCATTGCCGGTGCTGTTTATCGCGGCCGACCCGCAGGGCTTCGCCGATACGGCGGTTGTCCGGGTGGTAGTCCAGGCGGCGACTTTGTATGAACTTTCTATCGATTCGACTTCGGTGTTGCCGGGCGACCAGGCGACACTGTCAATCGCGCTCAGTAATCAGGTGGCGGTCAGCGGTTTCACGCTGATGCTGCAATATGACCAGTCTGTGCTCACGCCGATAACGGTAACGTCTGCGGCTACTCGCACCGCAGCGTTTTCACAGTTTACGGTCACGCACAATCCGGGTGGATTGCAGGGAAGCATCAAGATCGTCGGCGTTTCGTCGGCCGCCGGTCCATCGGTCTCCCCGCTGCCGGCCGGAACCGGCGCGATCGCCAAGCTGGTCTTCCGTGTTTCTTCCGATCTCGCCTATAAGGGGATGAGTATTCCGGTCCGCTTTGCTTTCACCGATCCGGCAACTCGGACGGACAACACGCTCAGTTCTACCACCGGAACGAAGATCGAGCAGACCGAGATCACCTACACCGATGGCTGGGTGAAGATCGAGGATATCGGCACGATCCTGATCGGAGATATCAATCTCAACGGTCTGGCGAATGAGATCGCCGATGTCATCTACTTCACGAACTACTTCATCAATCCGGCGCAGTACACGTTTAATGTCCTGCAGTACGCCAATTCGGACGTGAATGGTGATCAGTTGGTCGCCACTATAGCCGACCTGGTTCGGATGATCTCGATCCTGGTCAGCGGCGGCGCGGCCAAGCCGGTTGCGGAAGGCGAAGCTGCCGGTGAAGTGCAGGTGACGACCTCGATTGACGGTCTGTCGCTTGGCTACCACTCCGATGTTGCGGTCGGCGGAATGCTGATCACGCTGGAAAGCGAGACGGCGATCGATCCTTCGCTCATCGAATCGAACTTCGACAATATGACTATCGCGACCTCCCAGGAAGGGTTGGTCACGAAAGTACTCATTTATAGTATGACCGGATCGAGTATGCCGTCCGGCAACGTGACGGTGTTTTCTCTCCCCGGTTTGACCGACTGCGAAGTGGTCTCGGTCGATATGTCGACCGCGGATGGCCGCTTCATGACGGTGGCGCTGGCGAAAGGGACAGAGTCGCTCCCGACCGACTTTACGCTGGAGCAGAATTACCCGAATCCGTTCAATCCGTCGACGCGCATAGACTTCAGTCTCCCGGTGGCGGGTGATGTCACGCTGGTGATCTACGATGTACTGGGTCGTTCGATACGGACCCTGGCATCCGGATCCTATGCGGCGGGACACCACACGATAACGTGGGATAGCCGCGATGGATCAGGGCAGGCAGTTGCCTCCGGAGTTTACTTCTATCGACTTGAAGCCGGCGGCAGATCGACAACACGCAAAATGATGCTTCTGAAATAG
- a CDS encoding T9SS type A sorting domain-containing protein yields MRTLLLALCGLVLVLAFASPGQAQPYQGIACDDVTKSSVDIMRTMSFKARPGDTVGLPLFFKNDSAILAFVAAVQFDSSKMYPLKVPNLGTINPDDSVFSFTPWGRFRKVYQVTGEFGTYDSVGTRAEISNGVAQDSTGATLENVLVLTSLPAYFDPTPSNGIDDGFLVSDTIASGADTIAFLHFVLKPFARQNDTISFSIYNDDKFAGDTVVLGIYTPRYAGCYGAEMTQLWFYDNNGPDNPPGPDTTDITIWPTINPLGVGRLVIDSLYVPVVLPTISLSANPTQVSSGGSSLLSWTATNADSIVISSSTAGRLTVSTTLISSYVANGITVATTFTATAYKGTATATDQVTVTIGGTTVGNPPSFSAPTTLLYEVNEGEPVFFTVTASDIDVGNTVTLTVTSLPTGASFPLPAAAQTVTSNFTWTPDFGQQGTYQVIFTARDNLLNTTTRTVTIVVNELEFDRLFSLSSPPPAGKPVGGLRGTGGIFFPVNLVSSANVYGIQFDLEFPDSMITIDSIVRSGRIPEYTIYDNIGVTPGNIRVVTFGMNNEPVQTDTTTAIMYVVVTLDSSATPWTSAPMKLRNGRESVNPDPNVGGLPLVTDTTGIVEVDSLGDVNLDHYIDVADVVNIVAFVIGNYDLTPRQFATADVVINDSVNVFDLVANINAIYGIPLPVSPAPSTDEHAIVSLAYGEIPAGSRDFMTVASELPEQVAGVEMEIEYDPGTVTLGIPKLTADNGKFALQYKDNGAGKLKVLLYHMAPFKSGELIQAGTADLVSIEVNAKNEVTPGNKQQLRLTKMLLSTSAAGKIEVDGVDEPSLPSSFWLKQNYPNPFNPTTQIQFSIAPGDGGAGMRDVTLDVYNVLGQKVRSLLNGMLSVGPHTVEWDATSESGERVASGIYLYRLQVGAESQTRKMIFLK; encoded by the coding sequence ATGCGAACACTACTTCTAGCGTTGTGCGGGCTTGTGCTGGTCCTGGCGTTTGCCAGTCCCGGTCAGGCTCAGCCATATCAAGGTATCGCGTGTGACGACGTGACCAAGTCGAGCGTGGATATCATGCGAACGATGTCGTTTAAGGCGAGACCGGGAGACACGGTTGGTCTTCCGCTCTTTTTCAAGAACGACTCGGCGATCCTCGCTTTTGTTGCCGCGGTGCAGTTTGATTCGAGTAAGATGTATCCGCTGAAGGTCCCGAATCTGGGGACAATCAACCCGGATGACAGCGTCTTCTCGTTCACTCCGTGGGGACGGTTCAGAAAGGTCTACCAGGTGACCGGTGAATTCGGCACCTATGACAGCGTTGGTACGCGTGCCGAGATAAGTAATGGTGTGGCCCAGGATTCGACCGGCGCCACGCTGGAAAATGTACTGGTGCTGACGAGCTTACCGGCCTATTTCGATCCGACCCCCAGTAACGGTATTGATGACGGTTTTCTGGTATCGGATACTATTGCATCCGGCGCGGATACGATCGCATTCCTTCACTTTGTACTCAAGCCATTTGCCAGGCAAAACGATACCATTTCGTTCTCGATCTATAATGATGACAAGTTCGCAGGTGATACGGTTGTCCTTGGTATCTATACGCCCCGCTATGCCGGTTGCTACGGCGCTGAAATGACACAGCTCTGGTTCTATGACAACAATGGACCGGACAATCCTCCGGGACCGGATACAACGGATATCACGATCTGGCCGACCATTAATCCGCTCGGTGTCGGCAGACTCGTGATTGACTCTCTCTACGTACCGGTGGTGTTGCCGACCATTTCATTATCCGCCAATCCGACACAGGTATCATCGGGCGGTTCATCATTGCTTTCCTGGACGGCGACAAACGCCGATTCAATTGTAATTTCATCCTCGACAGCGGGTCGTCTCACGGTGAGCACGACGCTGATCAGCAGTTATGTCGCCAATGGCATTACAGTGGCGACAACCTTCACGGCGACTGCCTACAAGGGTACAGCAACCGCGACCGATCAGGTGACGGTGACTATCGGCGGCACGACGGTTGGCAATCCGCCCTCATTTAGTGCGCCAACCACGTTGCTCTACGAAGTCAACGAGGGGGAACCGGTCTTCTTTACCGTGACCGCCTCGGATATTGATGTTGGCAATACGGTGACTCTGACGGTGACGAGCTTGCCCACGGGAGCTTCCTTCCCGCTTCCTGCGGCAGCGCAGACGGTCACCAGCAATTTTACCTGGACTCCCGATTTCGGGCAGCAGGGGACCTATCAGGTGATCTTCACCGCGAGAGACAATCTCCTGAATACTACCACTCGCACAGTTACGATAGTGGTCAATGAACTTGAATTTGATCGGTTGTTCTCGCTGTCGTCGCCGCCACCTGCCGGCAAGCCGGTTGGTGGATTGCGCGGAACCGGCGGGATATTCTTCCCGGTCAACCTGGTCTCCTCCGCAAACGTGTACGGTATCCAGTTTGATCTGGAGTTTCCGGATTCGATGATCACGATCGACTCGATCGTTCGTTCGGGCCGAATTCCTGAATATACGATCTACGACAATATCGGCGTGACTCCCGGCAATATCCGTGTTGTCACCTTTGGCATGAACAACGAACCGGTGCAGACCGATACGACTACGGCAATTATGTATGTCGTGGTGACGCTGGATTCGAGCGCGACTCCCTGGACCTCGGCGCCCATGAAACTGCGCAATGGTCGCGAGTCGGTCAATCCGGATCCCAATGTTGGCGGACTTCCGCTCGTAACCGACACTACCGGTATCGTGGAGGTCGACTCTCTGGGTGACGTCAACCTCGACCACTATATCGATGTCGCCGACGTTGTTAACATTGTCGCTTTCGTGATCGGTAACTACGACCTGACGCCGCGCCAATTCGCGACGGCTGATGTCGTGATCAATGATTCAGTCAACGTCTTTGACCTGGTGGCCAATATCAACGCCATCTATGGTATTCCGTTGCCGGTCTCCCCGGCGCCGTCGACCGACGAACATGCGATCGTCTCGCTTGCCTATGGTGAGATCCCGGCCGGTTCGCGCGATTTCATGACGGTGGCGTCAGAGCTGCCGGAGCAGGTCGCGGGTGTTGAAATGGAGATCGAATATGATCCGGGCACAGTCACCCTTGGCATTCCCAAGTTGACTGCGGACAACGGCAAATTCGCACTCCAGTACAAAGATAATGGTGCAGGAAAATTGAAAGTCCTGCTCTATCATATGGCGCCGTTCAAGTCCGGTGAATTGATCCAGGCTGGAACAGCCGATCTCGTCTCGATCGAGGTCAACGCCAAAAATGAAGTCACTCCGGGTAACAAACAGCAGCTTCGCCTGACCAAAATGTTGCTTTCGACCTCCGCCGCCGGGAAGATCGAAGTCGACGGTGTTGATGAACCGTCGCTCCCGAGCAGCTTCTGGTTGAAGCAGAACTATCCGAACCCGTTCAATCCGACGACGCAGATCCAGTTC